The following DNA comes from Arcobacter cloacae.
AGCTACAGCTAGAACTAAAAAATGATTTCCACTAAATAACACAAATCCAGCAAGTGCTAAAAACACCGCTTGACTTCCTGCATAGCCATTTATCCCATCTAAAAAATTATAAAGATTGATGAACCAAATTATCATAAAAAATGCAAAAATATTTGTAAAAATAGGATTTGAAATATCAAAAATACCAAAAGTCAAAGTATCAAATCCACCTAAAAAGTACAATCCACCAATAGCAACTAAAGCTTGAACCATAAGTCTTAGTTTTGGGCTTAGTTCATAAATATCATCAAAAAAACTAACTATTGATATAAAAGCACCAAAAAGTAAAGCATAAAAAAGATTTGATGAGATTTCACCTATAAAATATAAATAAATCAAACCTATAAACCATGTAATAGCAAGAGCAATTCCCCCACCATGAGGAGTTGGTACTGTATGAGAACTTCTTTCATTTACACTTGCAACAAATGATTTTTTTATCATATAGTTTTTTATAAAATATGTAAGTAAAAAAGAGATTAGTAGTAGAATTATATAAATCATTGAACTATCTCTTCAAATAAGTCTTTTACTTTTTGCATTTGTATATTATTTAACATTGTTAATTTTTCTATAAATCTATTATTATCAATGGCTCTAATATGCGTTATCACTAAATCTGAATCTTCTTTTAGTTTTTCTTTTTTATTTATTCTCATTCTTATAGGTTCAGCATCATCTATCAAATGAGTTGTCAGAGGAATAATAATAGTAGTTGGATAATCACTATGATTTAACTCATCATTTTGGTACACAAGTACAGGTCTTACTTTTCCCATCTCATTACTTTTTTTACTTGGATTTAAATTTGCAAGCCAAATTTCACCTTTAGATACCATCATTTGTTGTACCTTCAAAATCTTCAAAATCTTTTTTATCTATATCTTTTGTTTTTTCTATAGCATTTAAAATTCTTGATTTTTTATTTTGTTCTATACTTTGAGAATAAAAAATTATAGCTTCTCTTATAACATCACTTTTTTTCTTTTGAACTATTTTTGATATTCTATTTAGAGTTTTTTCAAGATTATCATCAAGTCTAACTGTTGCTATCATAATCAATCCTTTATATTTTGTAATACAGTATTATAACATACAAACTAAAAATCTAACCTATCTAGGAACTTGAAACTTGTTTCAAGCCTAAGATTCTAAAAACTCTTTGCAAAATTCTTCACTACTTAAAATTTTTAAATCTTTTGCTACAAAATTTTTATCATTTGAAATTATAAGGTCGCAGTTATGTTTTTTTGCCATAATATATTGAATAGTATCTTCCAAATCTATATAATCACTATCTTCAAGCATAAGTTTACAACACTCTTCCACTTCTTTATTTGAAAATTCTATTATTTTCAGCGTTTTACTAATAGCTTGAATATTAAATAAAGCTTGTTTTTTATCATATTTTGAATTTATATAATAAATTGTTGTTATCAAATCACAACTTGTAAATATTTGTGTATTAGCAATTAAATATTCATAACATAAAATACTAAATCTATGAGATGGTCTTTTTGAATCATACCTATCTAATATTATATTTGCATCTACAAATACTTTCATAAATTTGCACCCATTTCTGCTTTGATTGATTGTACTGATTTACCAATCAATGATCCCGATGGCATAGGAACAATAGACCTAAAAGCCTCTAGTTTTTCTTGAATTGAATATTTTTCATATCTTTCCTCAATCATACTTTTTATAACATCAGTCTGAGTACGATTTTCTTTTTTTGCTATCTCTTCAAGGTGTTTTGCTATTTCATCATCAAGTAGAAAATTTTTTCTTATAGTCATTTCCATTCCTTATGTAAAAATCCATACATATCATATCATACACTTGACTTAAACAAGCATAAGATTCTAAATACTTTCACCTTCTATCATCAATTCTATATCAAATTAAAACACCATCTTTTATTATTTGTTTTTTTAGTAGTTCATCTTTTGTGTTAAGATTTACAAGATCTATTTTTAGATGAAAATCTTTTTTAAAAAGGTAAGTTATAAATTTTATCTTTTTTTTACGAAATTCTATTGAATCCAAATCTATATCAATAGCTATATCAATATCTCCACCTTTTTTAGTGTCATTTACACGACTACCAAAAAGATATATTTTTACATTTCCAAAACTATCATGGATAGCTTCTTTTATTTTAGTTAAAACAATATTTTCTAATCTCATTTTATATACTTTTTTGCAAAATTTAAAGAATTAAAATAATAGCTTTCTATTTTTTGAAAGCTATCAATACAAAATTTCAAATCAATCAAAGCTTCTTTTAATTCTTCTGGATAATCATGTTCTAGTTCATTTCTAATTTCTCTTAATTCAATCCAATTTTCAAGGCTATCTATGATTTCTTCTTTTTCTATATAGTATAAAACTTCACTCATCTTTGAGCTATTTATTCCAGCTACATCAAGAAGTAATGGAAATATTTTTGCTCCTAAGAAATCTTGAATAGAACTAAATCTTTTTAGATAAGCATCTAATATAGCTTTTTCTTCTGCTTTTAGAGTATTAAAAATAAATTGTTCATAAATATCTTTTTCCAATAAAAGATTATTTATCAGAGATTTATAATCTCTCAGTGCTTCATAATGCTTTGATAATTTATCAAATCTTTTTTGCAAAATTTGTTTTGTGTCTGAGTGGTACATGAAATCAACCTTTATCTATATTGGTATTTTATTTTTTTATAAACTGATTTATTTTACCAAAAAAATTTCTAATAGTCATTTTTATTTCCTCATATCTAGGAACTTGAAACTTGTTTCAAGCATAAGATTCTAAATACTTTCACCTTTTATCATAGCTTCTATACCTTTTTTCACACTATAAGGAAGTGATGCTTTAGCTTTACCAAAAAGTACCTCTTTTGTAATAGTATTATCAACTTCAAAACTTCCATAAAGTCGCTTGTGAAATGATATTTTTATATAGCAATAAAAAGATATGTGATTTTTTCTTTTTTAGCTTTGTATTTGATAAATTTGAAAGATTCTACATAAAATTTTTCAAGTTCATTATTATCAGGAGTTAATACCAACCATCTAAAACCAATATTATTTTTTTTAACACTAGGTTTTTATCTTTCATCTTTTGTAAGATTTATAAACTTTGAACCTAAGGCTATATTAGTAAACTTTTTTAGTTCAAAAAGCATATTTTACATTTGCCTTTTTTACACTCTTTATAGCTGTTTCAATGATTTGCTTTACATCTTTGTTTGAATCTACTTTTGCGACAATTCTTTTTGGAATTTTTACATTGCTATTAGAATACAAAACTGCTTTTCCATCTTTATATATATACGCCACAGATGTTCTCCTTAATAATTTAATATATTTTAACATACTTTTGAATAAAGGTTCTAGATATTCTCACCTTTTATCATCAGTCTTATTCCCTCTTCCACACTATAAGGAAGTGATGCTTTAGCTTTACCAAAAAGTACCTCTTTTGTGACACTATTATCAACTTCCAAACTTCCATATAATCTTTTATGAAATGATGGTTTTAAGATTTTTAATAAACTTTCAAAAAATGGTATTTTTACCAAATATATCTTTTTATCTAAATTTTTTGCTATTAACTCTATCAATCTTGAAGTGCTAAGAGGTTCATCATCACTTGCTAAAAATATTCCTGATTTTTGTTGAGTTATTACCTCATCTACGATGTGACAAAGATTTCCTATATAAACCATGCTTCTTTTATTTTGTATATTCCCAAAAGGTAATATTGAAACTTTATTTACTAAATTTACAAGGTTTTTAATATTAGCTTTTACACCATATCCGTAAATGATTGGAGTTCTTATAATACTTACTTTGAAATCTTCATCTTCTAACTTTTGAAGTTCTATTTCAGCTTTTAATTTACTTTTTCCATATTCATCTTCTGGAGTACAAGTACTATCTTCTGTATATTTTGATTCTGTTTCTTCTCCATATACTTTTACTGTACTCATAAAAACAAAGTGTTTAACTCCACTTTCTTTTGCATTTTTAGCTAATTGTAAAGTTTGAGTAACATTTACTCTTTCATATTCTTCACAGCTAGCTCCACCCATTTGGTGTACTAAAGCTGATAGATGAAAAACTACATCTATATCACTACAATCTAAATTATTTATATGATCTTTTAAAAAGCTAAAAGTTTTTATGTTATATTTGTTTTTATACCTACTTATAAAATAGTTTCCTACAAAACCATTTGAACCTGTGATTAATAATTTATTCATTTTCATCCCTAAATATAGTTTTTAACCATTGATTAATAGAATATTTTTTATAAATATCATCATTTAAATCTTTATATTTCTTTTCAAAAAATTCAATATCTATCTTTACATTATTTCTATCTAATAAAAAAATATTATTACTGTTATAAAAATCATATTTTTTAATTTCTGAATTAGTTGTTAAGATTTTTTTCTTTGCACCAAGCATCTCAATAGTTCTCATAGTTAAACCTGTTTGCAATGGATGTTGAATATCAATTATACATTTTGATTTTTCAATAACATCAATTACATCTAATTTACTTAAAGATTTAAATGATACATCAGACCACTCGATATATTTAAAATCTTTTTTAAACAATTTTTGAAAAAAGAAAAGTATTTTACTAGGAGAATAGAAATAAAAATATGTCTTTAAACCATTATTATTATTTATTTGTTTTTCAATTTGTTTGATAATTTTATATCTATCGCTATGTACTGTACCTATAAAAGATATATCATATATTAATTCATTTTCAATGTTATTTATATTTTTATAATCATCAATATAAAAAAGAGGTAGAAACTCTATTCTCATATTAGCTTCCGCATCTTTTAAATCAAAACTGAAAAACTTATTCGAATAAGATAAATATTCTAATGATTTTTTCCTATTTTTTACTGAATCCCAAAAGTAAGTTAATACTTTTAATTTTGGATTTATAAGTATAGTTTTTTCAATAAACTTTAAAGGAACTGTTTCAACATTTACCAAAAACAAATAATCTATATTTTCTTTTTTAATTGATTCTAATATATTTTTATAATATTCTTCTATCTTTTTAAAAATAAAAGATTTTAAATTCAATCTTATAAATACTTTTGTAAAAAAATCATTTTTAGGTCTTTCATCAAAATATATAACTTTTGCACCTAAATTTTCAAGTTCTTTTTTTATCTCTATTTCATAACCAAAAAACTTTGGAGCAAGTAAAAGAACTGTTTTCCCTCGTAACTCCTGCATTATTTATAAAGCCCTTTCTCTTTCATCTCTTCTATACTCTTTTCATATTTATCTTCTACAACTTCTTGATTATTTACCCAAGATGTAAATCTTTTTATTCCTTCTTCAAAACTCACTTTTGGTTCAAATCCAAGTTTATTTTTAATCTTTGTTAAATCTGCATAATTATCTCGAATATCGCCAAGTCTATAATTACCTGAAATATTGATTTTAGAGTTACTATCATAAGCTTTTACAAGTGTACTTGCTACTGTATTTACATCTATAGCCTCACCCAATCCCACATTAAACACTTCATAATTTGCTTCATCTTTTTCTATTCCTAAAATAGTAGCTTCAACAACATCATCTACATATACAAAATCCCTGCTCTCAAGTCCGTCTTCAAAAATATTTATATCATTTCCGTTTTTGATACGAGTTGAAAAAATTGATAAAATTCCTGTATATGGATTAGATAGAGATTGTCCTGCTCCATATACATTTTGATATCTAAATGCAACTGCTGGAATACCCAAAGATTTTCCCATCACCATAAACATCTGCTCTTGTACTTGTTTTGTGATACCATAGATAGAACTTGGATGTATTTTACTCTCTTCATCAGTAGCGAGAAGTTTTGCATCTATTCCACAA
Coding sequences within:
- a CDS encoding MraY family glycosyltransferase; the protein is MIYIILLLISFLLTYFIKNYMIKKSFVASVNERSSHTVPTPHGGGIALAITWFIGLIYLYFIGEISSNLFYALLFGAFISIVSFFDDIYELSPKLRLMVQALVAIGGLYFLGGFDTLTFGIFDISNPIFTNIFAFFMIIWFINLYNFLDGINGYAGSQAVFLALAGFVLFSGNHFLVLAVAVLGFLYWNWNKAKIFMGDVGSTLLGYNIAIFTIYYANQEATNFWIWIILFGVYWFDATLTLVRRKLNKEKLSQAHKKHAYQRLTQSGWSHYKVTNYSIGLNLVLFSIVYFVGNIFVAFILALIVLVLSMKFVDNKKAFE
- a CDS encoding CopG family transcriptional regulator, with the protein product MIATVRLDDNLEKTLNRISKIVQKKKSDVIREAIIFYSQSIEQNKKSRILNAIEKTKDIDKKDFEDFEGTTNDGI
- a CDS encoding ribbon-helix-helix protein, CopG family, producing MTIRKNFLLDDEIAKHLEEIAKKENRTQTDVIKSMIEERYEKYSIQEKLEAFRSIVPMPSGSLIGKSVQSIKAEMGANL
- a CDS encoding NAD-dependent epimerase/dehydratase family protein — translated: MNKLLITGSNGFVGNYFISRYKNKYNIKTFSFLKDHINNLDCSDIDVVFHLSALVHQMGGASCEEYERVNVTQTLQLAKNAKESGVKHFVFMSTVKVYGEETESKYTEDSTCTPEDEYGKSKLKAEIELQKLEDEDFKVSIIRTPIIYGYGVKANIKNLVNLVNKVSILPFGNIQNKRSMVYIGNLCHIVDEVITQQKSGIFLASDDEPLSTSRLIELIAKNLDKKIYLVKIPFFESLLKILKPSFHKRLYGSLEVDNSVTKEVLFGKAKASLPYSVEEGIRLMIKGENI
- a CDS encoding NAD-dependent epimerase/dehydratase family protein — encoded protein: MKYKKVLITGGAGFIGSNLSLKLIEKGYEVTVLDNLSPQIHGEYSPLYESIKNKVNFIKGTVLSYDDWKKALEGIDAVVHLAAETGTGQSMYEIEKYTDVNIKGTSIFLDILANEKHSVKKMIIASSRSIYGEGKYDCPKCGIVYPNERKDEDMKNGDFAVKCPHCGIDAKLLATDEESKIHPSSIYGITKQVQEQMFMVMGKSLGIPAVAFRYQNVYGAGQSLSNPYTGILSIFSTRIKNGNDINIFEDGLESRDFVYVDDVVEATILGIEKDEANYEVFNVGLGEAIDVNTVASTLVKAYDSNSKINISGNYRLGDIRDNYADLTKIKNKLGFEPKVSFEEGIKRFTSWVNNQEVVEDKYEKSIEEMKEKGLYK
- a CDS encoding type II toxin-antitoxin system VapC family toxin is translated as MKVFVDANIILDRYDSKRPSHRFSILCYEYLIANTQIFTSCDLITTIYYINSKYDKKQALFNIQAISKTLKIIEFSNKEVEECCKLMLEDSDYIDLEDTIQYIMAKKHNCDLIISNDKNFVAKDLKILSSEEFCKEFLES
- a CDS encoding type II toxin-antitoxin system PemK/MazF family toxin, whose amino-acid sequence is MMVSKGEIWLANLNPSKKSNEMGKVRPVLVYQNDELNHSDYPTTIIIPLTTHLIDDAEPIRMRINKKEKLKEDSDLVITHIRAIDNNRFIEKLTMLNNIQMQKVKDLFEEIVQ
- a CDS encoding nucleotidyltransferase domain-containing protein encodes the protein MRLENIVLTKIKEAIHDSFGNVKIYLFGSRVNDTKKGGDIDIAIDIDLDSIEFRKKKIKFITYLFKKDFHLKIDLVNLNTKDELLKKQIIKDGVLI